DNA from Chitinophaga pendula:
GCAGTCAAACCAAATTTCTTCTTGATCTTCATAGAGGTACCGTTGATACCTACACTGAATACGCTACCTACACTCACGTTAGCGCCAAAGGTCAACTTCATCTCATTGTAGTTAGTGATCTGCTGCATGTCAAAACTGAAGCTGGCCAATTGCTTACCAGATACGCCAGACAACAATGCGTTGTTAACAAAATCAATGGTAGAAGTCCAGGCTGGCCAGGCAATAGTACCAGTTACATTCTTACCTACCAGTGACAGACCAACAGTAATTGGCTTCCTGTCATAACCTACAACAGGATCAAAAGTACCTCCGGGTACAGAGCTACCCTTGATGATAGAACCAGGATAAATGATCTCCTCAAAGTCAGGCAATACTACCTGCTCTCTGGTCTCAACAATCCATCTTGTACCACCAGGAAGCGTCTCAGAACCAATAATGCTGGCACTCTCCTTGTCTGCATTCTTCAGATCCTTCAGGAAATCAGAACCAGAGGTTAAGTAAATTACCTTGTTAGGGTACTTGGGCAAATGGCTGAAAGCAGACAATGGCTTTCCTTGGTCAACAGGGGTAGTCTCCTTGTCATTCTTCTTACAGGAGTACAGCACGCTCGCGGTCAGTCCGAGCGCTAATAGGACCTTAGTGTTCATACAGATCTAGTTTAATATATGAGATGGTTATAAAAAAAACGGGACAACAATGCTCATAGACACTCAGGGTAAACTGGCTCTCTCACGCATCTCGACAGATTTTACATACTGGGATATCAATCGCAATAGGGAAACTAACAGTTTGTTTTAATTGTAATGCAATAATAACACCTTGGGATGCTTGTTAGCAGGCTTTATCGTCACAGAATCATTAATTGGAATAACTTTTTATCTTGTTATAGAAACTTGGTGCATATAGTGATCGACGTGCTGATTATATAACGTGTTTTTTTGACAATTATTTTAAAAATCTCCAATTATCTTTTATTAATCCATTAAACATAGGAGCAGATACAGGGATTTCTTTCACATGAAAATTATTGTCAGTACTGGATAACCGCTCCTGGCTGGCAATACGAGGCAGTGCGCCGGGCGCTATAGCGTCAATGGCCGCACGTAATGCAGGATCTCTGGTGTCTCCGAAATTATATCTCGCATCATCAGGCCTTGATATGTCTGTTGGCATGCCATCAAAATAATCGCCTTCATTGTTCGCATTCTTATCCTGAAACATCGACATGTATACCTTGTAATGATCTATCCTGATATCAAAGAATCCTACCGGCTTACCATAAGTACGCACCGGTGTATTACCTGCGGATGATACACCTATCAGGGTAACCGGCATGTAGGGCTTTAATACATTGATCAGTAACTCGGCGGCACTCGCCGTTTTATCACTTACAATGAAGTATATCTTCCGCAACTGATGCAAACCGTATTCATGATCAAAAAAAGTGGTATTGCTGGCTACACTGAAATCGATGTCAGCCAGCGTCGCAAGGCGGTCTCCCAGCATCACCGGCTGATTATTGCCGTCATAGATATACTGTTTCGCCAGCAACGGAGATTCTCCCCGCTGCATCACCGCATTATAATGCTCGCTGAACATAACCCGCCGGTCAGAAGCAGCAGGCCCTATCACATTGGCGATATACTTACAGGTATTCAGATATCCGCCACCGTTATATCTCAGGTCGATGATCAGGTCAGTGATCTGCGCATTGATAAAACGCTGGAATATCGGAGAGAGCGCTGTCCTGGCATTGGATGCCGGACTGAAATAGTGAAAGGAGAAATACCCGATGTTACGCTGCCCCAGACGAAATATGCTATCCTTATGTACCGGATCAGCACTGTAGTTACTTTGATATAAAGTAGCCAAACGCTCCGTACCACTGTCTTCATCCTTTATCATCAACTCGACGGCACTGTTCTGAAAGGCAGATTGTACAAAATCATAATAACTCTCCGTAGTGCTCACAGGCCGGCTATTCACCTTCGTAACACGTAAGCCTCGCCTGACACCGGCATTATCCGCCGACGATCCGCGTATCGCATACTGTATACGTATATCATTGCTGCCAATGGCTACAAGCCCCAACCCAAAAGATTCTCCGGCGCCTTTTAATGTATTCACAGCCACAGGCGTACCACCGGACTGCAGATAATCTAATACCGTGGAATACTTCGCTACACCGGTTTGCGACGGATGCCGCTCATACGGTTGACTGGTAACCGGATTAATAGCAAATTGACTGAGTACAAACAAGGTTTTCTTTACCTGGTCCATCTCTGAAGTGCCGTCGCCTAAGTACTGCCGTGGATTAAATTGTTGCTGGGTAGGCAACTGATTGTTCCATAGATACAGCTCCTTCGCGTAAAAATACAATGAGTCAAGCGTTAATGCGGTGCGTGACTGATCGGGTCCGGGTGGTGCAGGGTTGACAGTTTCGTTTTTTTTGCATGCAGTGCTCAGTAACACGAAGGCTAACGGTACCACATTGCGTCGACATAGGTGCCTGCTCGCAATAAAGATATCAAACATATAAAAGTACAGGAGGCAAGAACTTAGCTGTGGATGATGGGTTTTCATTTCACAGGTTCGCCGGGTTATTAAACTTTGTTCTTTTTTGTGCTCGTTTTTCGACTATACGAAGATCAAGGTAGCGTGTATTTTTCTATTAGCCGGCAATCGCTGTGTTATGTTTTTGTTAATGAGATGTTAACGGGACTGCGTTGATAAGTTCAAGGAAATTGTTATCACACAAACTCAATGCATTAGAAGCACCACTAGAAAGTTTTAAAGGGCAGAACGACAATAAATAAAAATGCCGGATCATCGATCCGGCATTCAATAAGGTTGCAATAGGGAGTTCGGATAGTATTACATAGCAGCTAACTGCACTTTTTGTTGCAGCTCAATAACGCTGTCTCTGAAAGTGATATCAGTATCCATCAGGTCTTTTACCGTCTGACAGGAATGGATCACCGTAGTATGATCCCGTCCGCCAAAATGTTCGCCGATGGTCTTCAAGGAATTTTTTGTAAATGATTTCGCCAGATACATCGTGATCTGCCTGGCCTGCACGATCTCACGCTTACGCGTCTTCTGCAGTAACTTGTCATACGGCACATCAAAATACTCACACACCATTTTTTGTATGCTCTCGATTGTAATCTCTTTCGAAGAAGTTTTTACAAAAGATTTTAATACACGTTTCGCTAACTCCAGGTCAATCTCTTTTCTGTTGAGTGACGATTGCGCCAGTAAAGAGATCAACGCACCTTCCAACTCACGCACATTGGTCTGTATATTATAGGCTACATACTTCACCACCTCTTTAGGCATCTCCAACCCGTCATTCCGCATCTTCATCTCCAGTATCTCCATACGGGTCTCAAAGTCGGGCACCTGTATGTCCGCACTTAATCCCCAACGGAACCTGCTCAGCAAACGCTCCTGTACACCGTCCAGATCTTTTGGCGGTTTATCAGATGTTAATATGAGCTGCTTGCCGGATTGATGTAAATGGTTGAAGATCGCAAAAAAAGCATCCTGTGTTTTCTCCGCACGCGCAAAGAACTGTATATCATCTACAATCAACACGTCTATCAACTGATAGAAATGTATAAAGTCATTAATGATACTATTCTTCGAGTGATCGATAAACTGATTGATGAACTTCTCCGCACTTACATACAACACCACCTTGTTCTGATGTATGCGCTTTACTTCATTACCAATAGCCTGTGCCAGGTGGGTTTTACCCAATCCCACACTACCATATATTACCAGCGGATTAAAAGAAGTACCTCCGGGTTTTTCCGATACCGTTTTACCAGCTCTTCGCGCTACTCGGTTGGAATCACCCTCTATGTAAGAATCAAAGGTGTAATTCGGGTTCAGCTGCGAATCAATCTGTACACGCTTTATACCAGGTATAACAAACGGATTCTTTACAGGATTCTGTATCGTAAGCGGAAAATCTACTTCACTGCCCTTTTGCTGCTTGGTGAATTGTGTCGGCATGTTCACTGTCTTCGGATGTTGATGCGGAGTGCCATTCTCCACTACTATCCTGTACTCTAAGCGCGCTTCCTTGCCTAATTCACGCTTGATCGTCTTACCCAATAATCCTACATAATGCTCCTCCAGGTACTCGTAAAAAAATTGACTGGGAACTTGTATGGTTAAAACATTGTTTTCAAGTTTTATGGGCTTAATTGGTTCAAACCAGGTCTTAAATGGCTGCCATTCCACAATATCCCTAATTATATTAAGACACCTTTCCCAAACTTGTTCGCAAGTTTTATTCATTGAGTGAAAAAAAATTAGTTGTTTATGAATTAAGGATTGTTTCTCGAATTCTAAATCTTCTAGCGCAGGATGCAAGAAAATTTTCAGACAGGACGACGAATATCTGTAGAAAATGTTGAAAAAAAAAATTTATCTCCCCTTGTTTATATGCTATTGATAACAGTCCTTTTCTACCTTTTTTCTACTTATTAACACCAGTTTAGTAGACTGATTTTATTATCATTTTACTAAAACAATAATGGTAAAATAAACAGCTCTGATTCACAGTTCCTTCCGTTTACTATTAACGCTTTTACCATAAATGTGTTCATAAGAGATAAAATAATATTGCACGGTTAGATGTACCCCATAAATACAGGTGGTGTCACTTTCCTGATGTTAACAATTCCGAATGCGTGTGCAAAACTATGTTAGTAACTGCACTTAAAAAAATGTTAGAGCACGATGAAATTCACTTCTTTTTTCTTATGAGCACCACAAAAAATTTTATTGCCGCCCAGTCCCATTAATACCCTATCTTTGGCGGTCTGAAACTGCTAAATTTGTTTATATGAGTTTTGAAATTACCGGAAAGCTGGTTGTGAAGTACAATACGGTACAACGTAGCGAAACCTTTAAGACCAGGGAGTTCGTTATTGAAAAATCTGATGATATTAATGGTCGGGTTATCAATAACTATATAAAATTCCAATCTGTGCAGGATCGCACCAGCATCGTTGACAAATTCAACGAAGGCGAAATGGTGAAAGTATACTTCAATATCAAAGGTACCCGCTGGGAAAAAGATGGTAAAGTAAACTACATCACCAACCTCGACGCATGGCGCATGGAATCTGTAATGGCTGCTGGCGCTGCCGCAACCACTGATCGTATGCCTGACTACAACACCTCCCAGGCCCCCATGGGTGGCCAGGACGGCGGCGACGACCTCCCTTTCTAATCACTAAGCATATTCATAGCTTATCGCGGGTACCTGTGTCAATCAGGTACCCGCTTTCATTAGCACATAATAACAGACTCGACCGTCAGGTCCACCGCTCCATCTCCCGGCTTTAGGATAAATACCTAACCTGTATGATACAACAGATATCGCTCAAATTATTACCGGCAGACGCCGCCAGCAATACCGCCATCACAAAGGCCGCCGCTCAGTCTTTGAGTGTCAAACCAACAGCCATCACCGGCTACAACCTGATCAAAAAGTCCATAGACGCCCGTTCAAGACAAGTCTATTTCATCCTCACCGTAGAAGTATTCGTCAACGAACCCTTCCAACACCGGACGCTCCTCTCCCCCCAATACAATAGCCTCCCAGCCGGAGCACCACAAATACTCATCATCGGCGCCGGCCCCGCCGGCCTCTTTGCCGCACTTTATCTCATCGAACATGGCTACAAACCTATCGTACTCGAAAGAGGTAAAGATGTCCGCGCCCGACGCCGTGACCTCGCCGCCCTCAATAAAACAGGCATCGTACACCCCGATTCCAACTACTGCTTCGGTGAAGGTGGCGCAGGCACCTACTCCGATGGTAAACTTTACACCCGCTCCGGTAAAAGAGGAGATATACAACGTATACTCAGCATTTTTGTTCACTTCGGCGCCGACGAAAAAATATTGTACGAAGCACACCCGCATATCGGTACCAACAAACTACCGCATATCATCACCGCCATGCGTGAACAGATCATCGCCGCCGGTGGTGAAGTACACTTCGAACAGAAAATGACCGATCTCAACCTCCAGCATGGAAAGGTCACCGGCGTAACCACCGAAAAAGGAGACACCTTCGAGGCCAATCATGTAATACTCGCCACCGGACACTCCGCCCGCGATATCTTCCAGCTCCTGCATCTCAAAGGCATCGCCATAGCAGCTAAACCGTTCGCATTGGGCGTCAGAGTAGAACACCCGCAGCAACTCATCGATAGCGCACAATACCATTGCGCCCTGAGAGGGGAATACCTCCCGCCCGCCAGCTACAGCCTCGTCGAACAAGTCAACGGTCGCGGCGTTTTCTCCTTCTGCATGTGCCCCGGCGGCATCATCGCCCCGGCTGCAACATCCCCGGGAGAACTGGTCGTTAACGGATGGTCACCTTCCAAACGGAATAACCCCTTCGCCAATTCCGGCATGGTGGTAACCGTAGACGAATCAGACTTTGCACCTTTTGCACACCATGGACCCCTCGCCGGCATGTACTTCCAGCAGGCTGTAGAACAACAGTGCTTCCAGGTGGGTGGTGGCCACTTCGTCGCCCCCGCACAACGCATGACCGACTTCGTCAATGGTAAAATATCCAACTCCCTCCCCGAATGCTCCTACGTACCCGGACTCAATAGCGTAGACCTGCGTACCGCACTGCCCCCCGCCGTATACGAACGGCTGGCTCCCGCATTCAAAGCTTTCGGCCGTAAAATGAAAGGATATTATACCGAAGATGCCGTCCTCGTCGCCACAGAATCACGTACCTCCTCTCCCGTACGCATTCCCAGGCATCCCGAGACCTTCATGCACCCCCAGGTCACAGGTCTATACCCCTGCGCCGAAGGCGCCGGATACGCCGGCGGTATCGTATCCGCAGCAATGGATGGCGAAAAAATAGCGGCCGCCATTATCCGCCAATAGGCCAGCCCTCACCACTCATCCGTAAGAAGCCCTCTTTCCTGTTAAACAATAACAGACATCCGCTAAGTTTTTATAATTTAAGCGTATGAACTTACTGGACATCAAACATCTTAAAAAGTATTATGCTACCCATAAAGCTGTGGATGATATCAGCTTCTCCATCCCTGCTGGTAGCATATTCGGTCTGCTCGGCCCCAATGGCGCCGGCAAAACCACCTTGCTACGTATGATCACCGGCATATTCTATCCCGATGAAGGCGAAATATTGTTCGATGGCAGACCATTCAATGCCCTCAACGATACCCGCAACATCGGATACATGCCCGAAGAAAGAGGATTGTACAAAAAGATGAAAGTAGGCGAACAAGTACGCTACCTCGCCCAACTCAAAGGCCTCTCCTCTATAGAAGCTAAGAAAAAAGTAAAATACTGGTTCGATAAAATGGAAATCGGTAGCTGGACCAACAAAAAGATCGAAGAACTAAGCAAAGGCATGCAACAAAAAGTACAGTTCATCGCCACCGTCCTCCACGAACCCAAACTGCTCATCCTCGACGAACCCTTCTCCGGCCTCGACCCAATCAATTCCAACCTCATCAAAGAGGAAATATTCGACCTGTGCCGCAAAGGAACCACCATCATCTTCTCCACCCACCGCATGGAACAGGTAGAAGAAATATGCGATCACATCATACTGGTCAATCAGGGCCATAAAATACTCGATGGCTCCGTAAAAGAAATCCGCCAAAGCTTTAAACAACATCTCTATCGCATAGATGTTGGGACCTTGCCCAACTTCGCGCAAATGGCCACCCACCACTTCTCTATCGTCAAACAGGAAGGCCTCTCCTATACCGTAAAACTCAATGAAGACAGCCGTACCAACGATGTACTCGCCCACTTCATCCACCACGATATTCCTATTACCTTCTTCGAAGAAATACTCCCTACCATCAACGAAGTATTCATCACCCAGGTGCAAAAAATGAATAGCACACTAACGCAACAAACCGCGTAGTGAATATCCGGTTGCATTATCATTCAACAGTAGTTACAAAATCATTTACATGGACAAGATCTGGCTTATTATAAAACGAGAGTTCCTGACCCGCGTCAGAAAAAAAAGCTTTCTCATACTCACAATACTCATCCCTATCTTCTTCGCTGGCTTAATCATCGTTCCCATACTGATCGCCTCCAAAGGCGAAGAAAATAAACGCATCGCCGTCATCGACGACAGTGGCCTGTTCGCCGGCCATCTCGCCGATAAAAAAGGCCTCTACTTCAAATTCGTACATGCCGGTATAGATACCTTCAAAACAAATTATCCCGAATATGGTTACGCCGGCGTACTATATATCCCCGGCATTAACATAGAGCGCCCCAGTGGTATTGCCTACTATAGCAGCGGACAGGTAAGCATCACCATCGAAGGCGTACTCACCCGCGGCGTCAACGATGTCATCCGCGACAGACGTATGGAAAAAGCCGGCATCGATCACGACAAACTCGAACAGACCCGCGCCGAAGTAAATATCGACTTCCGCGCCGGCGGCGAAGAAAAAAAGAAGGGGAACTCCGCCATCGCCTATATCGTAGGATATATATCCGGCTTTATCATCTATATCATCCTCATGATCTTCGGTATGTCCGTAATGAGAGGTGTCATGGAAGAAAAAGTCAGCCGCATCGCAGAGGTCGTAATGTCCAGCGTCAAACCTTTCCAACTCATGATGGGTAAGATCGTCGGTATCGCTGCCGTAGGACTATTGCAATTCATGATATGGGGCATCCTGATTGTTGCATTGCAACTACTACTGCCGTTGTTTATTTCTCCCGAAGTACTACAGGCAGCCAGCCAGGCTAATGTCGCCCAGACCGCCGCTGCCAACAACTCCGCCATGGTAGAAGCCATAGAAAAAGTATCCTACCTCATAGACAGCGTCAACTGGACCCTCATCATTAGCTGCTTTATCTTCTATTTCCTGGGTGGATATCTCTTTTACTCCGCATTGTTCGCCGCCGTAGGCAGCCTCGTAAATGAAGATGCCAGCGACGTACAGGGACTTACATTCCCCATCACATTGCCGATCATCATAGGTATCATGATCATGATCACTTCCGTTCAGAATCCGGATAGCCCCCTGGCCGTATGGGGTAGCATCATCCCGTTCACCTCCCCAATGGTCATGATGGCCAGGCTCCCGTACGGCGTACCGGGTACCGTCACCTACTGGCAACTGGGACTGTCTATGCTGCTGCTGGTAGCCGGATTCCTGCTCACCACCTGGCTGGCTGGTAAGATCTATCGCACCGGTATCCTCATGTATGGTAAAAAGATCACCTTCAAAGAAGCCCTCCGCTGGGCCGTTAAAAAGAACTAAATTTAAAAAGGCACGCCGTTCTGATCGGCGTGCCTTTTTAAAATATCCTATCCCCGGACTATCCCCGGACTATCCCCGGACTATCCCCGGACTATCCTAGGTCTATCCCAGGTCTATCTCCGTATTATCACCTATATTCAGGCTCTGACTAAGCCCGCGTATATTCGCATCACTACCGATCAGCGACGACTTCAATACCACCTCGTACAAGTTACTGAACGAACCAATGATAGAATCCTTCACAATCGAATAATTCACCACCGTATTATCGCCGATCGCCACATTAGGTCCTATGATCGAATTCTTAATATTACAACCTTCCCCTATACTTACCGGCGGGATGATGATCGTATTTTCATAGGGCAACACCGGATTGTTGGCCAACTTATACTTCTTCAGTAAAATAGCATTCGTCTCCAGCAAAGTATCCTTACGACCGCAATCAAACCAGTTGCTCACCTTGAACGAATTGAACCGCACCCCGTGCTCTATCATACACTCCAACGCATCCGTCAGCTGAAACTCATCATGCGACTTAATTCGCTGATCTATATTACGCTGCAGACATTCATACAACTGCTTCGACTCCTTCACCTTGTACAACCCTACCAGCGCCAGGTTAGATTTCGGTATCTGTGGCTTCTCCACCACCCGCGTGATCTCCCCGTTACCATTCAGCTCCGCTACCCCGAAATTACGGGGATCATCCACCTTCTTAACCCCCAACAACGACACCGGCGAATCGATCAGCTCCCGGAAGTTACACTCACAAATAGTATCCCCCAATACGATCAATATCTCATCCTCCTGCACTATATCACGCGTTAACAATATCGCATGTCCCGTACCTTCCCGACTGTTCTGATGCACAAAATGACAGGTCAGTCCCGGATACTTTTGCTCCACATAATGCTGGATCTTCTCTCCCAGGTAGCCTACCACAAACACAAACTCCTTAATACCCGCTTCTACTAACTGATCAATAATAATACTTAGTATCGTTCTGCCGGCTAATGGTATGAGCGCTTTCGGTTGTGTATATGTATGTGGTCGTAGCTTGGTGCCCGCACCGGCTACTGGTATAATTGCTTTCATGAAGTAATTGCTGTTTTAAAATAGAATCCCGTCCTTACTTCGTACACCATCCC
Protein-coding regions in this window:
- a CDS encoding ABC transporter ATP-binding protein — its product is MNLLDIKHLKKYYATHKAVDDISFSIPAGSIFGLLGPNGAGKTTLLRMITGIFYPDEGEILFDGRPFNALNDTRNIGYMPEERGLYKKMKVGEQVRYLAQLKGLSSIEAKKKVKYWFDKMEIGSWTNKKIEELSKGMQQKVQFIATVLHEPKLLILDEPFSGLDPINSNLIKEEIFDLCRKGTTIIFSTHRMEQVEEICDHIILVNQGHKILDGSVKEIRQSFKQHLYRIDVGTLPNFAQMATHHFSIVKQEGLSYTVKLNEDSRTNDVLAHFIHHDIPITFFEEILPTINEVFITQVQKMNSTLTQQTA
- the dnaA gene encoding chromosomal replication initiator protein DnaA, giving the protein MNKTCEQVWERCLNIIRDIVEWQPFKTWFEPIKPIKLENNVLTIQVPSQFFYEYLEEHYVGLLGKTIKRELGKEARLEYRIVVENGTPHQHPKTVNMPTQFTKQQKGSEVDFPLTIQNPVKNPFVIPGIKRVQIDSQLNPNYTFDSYIEGDSNRVARRAGKTVSEKPGGTSFNPLVIYGSVGLGKTHLAQAIGNEVKRIHQNKVVLYVSAEKFINQFIDHSKNSIINDFIHFYQLIDVLIVDDIQFFARAEKTQDAFFAIFNHLHQSGKQLILTSDKPPKDLDGVQERLLSRFRWGLSADIQVPDFETRMEILEMKMRNDGLEMPKEVVKYVAYNIQTNVRELEGALISLLAQSSLNRKEIDLELAKRVLKSFVKTSSKEITIESIQKMVCEYFDVPYDKLLQKTRKREIVQARQITMYLAKSFTKNSLKTIGEHFGGRDHTTVIHSCQTVKDLMDTDITFRDSVIELQQKVQLAAM
- a CDS encoding ABC transporter permease; translated protein: MDKIWLIIKREFLTRVRKKSFLILTILIPIFFAGLIIVPILIASKGEENKRIAVIDDSGLFAGHLADKKGLYFKFVHAGIDTFKTNYPEYGYAGVLYIPGINIERPSGIAYYSSGQVSITIEGVLTRGVNDVIRDRRMEKAGIDHDKLEQTRAEVNIDFRAGGEEKKKGNSAIAYIVGYISGFIIYIILMIFGMSVMRGVMEEKVSRIAEVVMSSVKPFQLMMGKIVGIAAVGLLQFMIWGILIVALQLLLPLFISPEVLQAASQANVAQTAAANNSAMVEAIEKVSYLIDSVNWTLIISCFIFYFLGGYLFYSALFAAVGSLVNEDASDVQGLTFPITLPIIIGIMIMITSVQNPDSPLAVWGSIIPFTSPMVMMARLPYGVPGTVTYWQLGLSMLLLVAGFLLTTWLAGKIYRTGILMYGKKITFKEALRWAVKKN
- a CDS encoding S41 family peptidase, with the protein product MKTHHPQLSSCLLYFYMFDIFIASRHLCRRNVVPLAFVLLSTACKKNETVNPAPPGPDQSRTALTLDSLYFYAKELYLWNNQLPTQQQFNPRQYLGDGTSEMDQVKKTLFVLSQFAINPVTSQPYERHPSQTGVAKYSTVLDYLQSGGTPVAVNTLKGAGESFGLGLVAIGSNDIRIQYAIRGSSADNAGVRRGLRVTKVNSRPVSTTESYYDFVQSAFQNSAVELMIKDEDSGTERLATLYQSNYSADPVHKDSIFRLGQRNIGYFSFHYFSPASNARTALSPIFQRFINAQITDLIIDLRYNGGGYLNTCKYIANVIGPAASDRRVMFSEHYNAVMQRGESPLLAKQYIYDGNNQPVMLGDRLATLADIDFSVASNTTFFDHEYGLHQLRKIYFIVSDKTASAAELLINVLKPYMPVTLIGVSSAGNTPVRTYGKPVGFFDIRIDHYKVYMSMFQDKNANNEGDYFDGMPTDISRPDDARYNFGDTRDPALRAAIDAIAPGALPRIASQERLSSTDNNFHVKEIPVSAPMFNGLIKDNWRFLK
- a CDS encoding thiol-activated cytolysin family protein is translated as MNTKVLLALGLTASVLYSCKKNDKETTPVDQGKPLSAFSHLPKYPNKVIYLTSGSDFLKDLKNADKESASIIGSETLPGGTRWIVETREQVVLPDFEEIIYPGSIIKGSSVPGGTFDPVVGYDRKPITVGLSLVGKNVTGTIAWPAWTSTIDFVNNALLSGVSGKQLASFSFDMQQITNYNEMKLTFGANVSVGSVFSVGINGTSMKIKKKFGLTAKFIQKNFTLNMDIPRDGQLINGTIDPALIGQWSPVYVNSITYGRMGVVLIESDDNYEELSLAFKAAFNIGVVKGDVGVTLDQKAIINRASIKIFLVGGQGETGVKTINGYDEFKEHILKGGEFSANDPGVPLFFRLRYLSDHTLYKTNFNVDVVN
- a CDS encoding NAD(P)/FAD-dependent oxidoreductase gives rise to the protein MIQQISLKLLPADAASNTAITKAAAQSLSVKPTAITGYNLIKKSIDARSRQVYFILTVEVFVNEPFQHRTLLSPQYNSLPAGAPQILIIGAGPAGLFAALYLIEHGYKPIVLERGKDVRARRRDLAALNKTGIVHPDSNYCFGEGGAGTYSDGKLYTRSGKRGDIQRILSIFVHFGADEKILYEAHPHIGTNKLPHIITAMREQIIAAGGEVHFEQKMTDLNLQHGKVTGVTTEKGDTFEANHVILATGHSARDIFQLLHLKGIAIAAKPFALGVRVEHPQQLIDSAQYHCALRGEYLPPASYSLVEQVNGRGVFSFCMCPGGIIAPAATSPGELVVNGWSPSKRNNPFANSGMVVTVDESDFAPFAHHGPLAGMYFQQAVEQQCFQVGGGHFVAPAQRMTDFVNGKISNSLPECSYVPGLNSVDLRTALPPAVYERLAPAFKAFGRKMKGYYTEDAVLVATESRTSSPVRIPRHPETFMHPQVTGLYPCAEGAGYAGGIVSAAMDGEKIAAAIIRQ
- a CDS encoding DUF3127 domain-containing protein, with the protein product MSFEITGKLVVKYNTVQRSETFKTREFVIEKSDDINGRVINNYIKFQSVQDRTSIVDKFNEGEMVKVYFNIKGTRWEKDGKVNYITNLDAWRMESVMAAGAAATTDRMPDYNTSQAPMGGQDGGDDLPF
- a CDS encoding sugar phosphate nucleotidyltransferase — protein: MKAIIPVAGAGTKLRPHTYTQPKALIPLAGRTILSIIIDQLVEAGIKEFVFVVGYLGEKIQHYVEQKYPGLTCHFVHQNSREGTGHAILLTRDIVQEDEILIVLGDTICECNFRELIDSPVSLLGVKKVDDPRNFGVAELNGNGEITRVVEKPQIPKSNLALVGLYKVKESKQLYECLQRNIDQRIKSHDEFQLTDALECMIEHGVRFNSFKVSNWFDCGRKDTLLETNAILLKKYKLANNPVLPYENTIIIPPVSIGEGCNIKNSIIGPNVAIGDNTVVNYSIVKDSIIGSFSNLYEVVLKSSLIGSDANIRGLSQSLNIGDNTEIDLG